In the genome of Catenulispora sp. EB89, the window TTCCTGCGCGCTGATCGCCGCGTCGCCGAGTACCGGGCTCCGGCCCAGGTCCCGGGCATCGCCATGTCAGGTTCCGGATTCACGGTTCATGCTCGCCAGCTCCGAGGAGAGTGCCCATGACGGTCAGCCGCAGAAAGTTCCTTGCCTCCTCAGCATTCGTGGGAGGTGCCGCGCTCCTCGGCGGCGTCGGTGTCGACGTGGTGGGCTCGCGCGCTTCGGCCGCCACCGCGTCCACGCTGTCGGTCGCGCTGAAGAACAACACAACCTCGAACACCGTCTACGCGTTCGTGACCGGGCAGGCGATCAGCAACAACGCCCTGGTTCTGCTCGAATCGGACGGGCATACCCTGTACTACCCCGCTTCGCCGAGCTCGACCGGCACCCCGCTGGGTGCGAACTGCGCGATTCCGCTGGGCGGACCGGGCTCGACGACCACCATCACCATCCCGCAGCTCGCCGGCGGCCGGGTGTGGTTCTCGATCGGCAGCCCGCTCACCTTCCTGCTCAACCCGGGCCCGGCCCTGGTCGAGCCGTCGGTGAGCAACCCGTCCGATCCGAACATCAATCTGCGGTGGGACTTCTGCGAGTTCACCTTCAACACCTCGCAGCTGTACGCGGACATCTCCTACGTGGACTTCGTCTCCATCCCGATCGGCATCAGCCTGACCGACACGTCGGGCGCCGTGCAGAACGTCACCGGGATTCCGGCCGGCGGCCTGGACACCGTGTGCTCCGGCCTGATCGCGCAGCACAACGCCGACGGCGCCGGTTGGAACCAGCTCATCGTCACCTCGGGCGGGTCGAATCTGCGGGCCCTGAGTCCGAACAACGGGATCGTGATGAACTCCTCGTTGTTCTCCGGCTACTTCCAGCCCTACATCGACCAGGTCTGGTCCAAGTACCAGAGCACGTCGCTGACGGTCGACACGCAGGCTTCGTGGGGCAGCGTGACCGGGCAGGTCTCCGGCGGCGTGCTGAACTTCCCCGGCCTCGTCAGCTACGCGCAGCCGGCGGCAAAGGACATCTTCAGCTGTAGCACCGGGCCCTTCGCCAACACCGCCGGCGAGATCGGCGCCGTGTCCGCGCGCCTGTGTGCGGCGTTCAATCGCAGCACCCTGCTGATCGATACCAACCAGCCGGACGGCGAGAACGTCTCGACGTTCTATCAGAACACGATCACCAACCACTACTCCCGGATCGTGCACGCGGCCAACACCGACGGCCTCGGCTATGCGTTCCCGTACGACGACGTCGTGGGCAACAACGCCAACCAGTCCGGCTACGTCGCCTCGGGCAGCCCGGCGCTGTGGACGATCACGGTCGGCGGCGGTGGCGGCACTCCGCCGCCACCGCACACGGTCACCGTCACCTCGCCGGGCAACCAGACCAGCACCGTCGGCGCGTCGGCGAATCTGCAGATCAGCGGCACCGACTCCAGCGGCGGCTCGCTCACCTTCACCGCCGCCGGTCTGCCGCCGGGCGCGAGCATCAGCGCGGCGGGACTGATCACCGGCACGCTGAGCACCGCGGGCACCTTCACCACGACCGTCACCGCGACCGATTCCAGCGGGGCCTCGGGCAGCGCCTCGTTCACCTGGACGGTCGGCTCCGGCGGCTCGGGCGGCGGCTGCGCCGGCGTTCCGGCCTGGAGCGCGACGACCTCGTACGTCCCCGGCAACCAGGTGACGTACGCGGGCACCCTGTGGACCTCCACCTGGTACTCCACGGACGCGGTGCCCAACGCCCCGCAGTCGTGGGCCGTGTGGAAGAACTCCGGGGCCTGCTGACCAGCCGCATGAGGCGGCGCGGGTGTGCTCGCCCTGATACGCATCCGCGCCGTGTCCAGCGGAAAACGCCACATCGACACTGAGGATCGTCCATGCCATTCAAAGACGCATTGAGCCGTCACGTACGGCAGCGGGCCGGCGCGATCGCGGCGGTCTGCGCCCTCGCCCTGGCCGGCCTGGCGGCCGCCGCGACGACGTCGACGGCGGCGTCGGCCGGCGCCCCGGCGGCCACCGCGAATCTCGTCCAGAACCCCGGATTCGAGTCCGGGACGCTCGCGCCCTGGTCCTGCTCGGCCGGAGACGCTTCCGTGGTCACCAGCCCGGTGCACTCCGGTTCCCACGCCCTGCTCGCCACGCCGACGAACAGCGACGACGCGCAGTGCTCGCAGGCGGTGAGCGTGCAGCCGAACTCGGCTTACACGCTGACCGCCTGGGTCGAGGGCAGCTACGTCTACCTCGGCGATACCGGAACCGGCACGAGCGATACCAGCAACTGGACGAGCAGCAGCTCGTGGACCCAGCTGAGCACCAGCTTCACCACCGGCGCGGCCACCACGAGCGTCACCGTCTGGCTGCACGGCTGGTACGGCCAGGGCAACTACTCGGCGGACGACGTCACGCTGTCCGGCCC includes:
- a CDS encoding beta-1,3-glucanase family protein, whose translation is MTVSRRKFLASSAFVGGAALLGGVGVDVVGSRASAATASTLSVALKNNTTSNTVYAFVTGQAISNNALVLLESDGHTLYYPASPSSTGTPLGANCAIPLGGPGSTTTITIPQLAGGRVWFSIGSPLTFLLNPGPALVEPSVSNPSDPNINLRWDFCEFTFNTSQLYADISYVDFVSIPIGISLTDTSGAVQNVTGIPAGGLDTVCSGLIAQHNADGAGWNQLIVTSGGSNLRALSPNNGIVMNSSLFSGYFQPYIDQVWSKYQSTSLTVDTQASWGSVTGQVSGGVLNFPGLVSYAQPAAKDIFSCSTGPFANTAGEIGAVSARLCAAFNRSTLLIDTNQPDGENVSTFYQNTITNHYSRIVHAANTDGLGYAFPYDDVVGNNANQSGYVASGSPALWTITVGGGGGTPPPPHTVTVTSPGNQTSTVGASANLQISGTDSSGGSLTFTAAGLPPGASISAAGLITGTLSTAGTFTTTVTATDSSGASGSASFTWTVGSGGSGGGCAGVPAWSATTSYVPGNQVTYAGTLWTSTWYSTDAVPNAPQSWAVWKNSGAC